In Nonomuraea sp. NBC_00507, the following are encoded in one genomic region:
- a CDS encoding tripartite tricarboxylate transporter permease, protein MESLQLLLDGFAAALTPVNLMYALIGVTLGTLVGVLPGIGPAMTVALLLPITFTVPAASAFIMFAGIYYGGMYGGSTTSILLNTPGESSSMITALEGNKMARRGRAAQALATAAIGSFVAGTIATALLVVAAPAVVAFAISFGPEDYFALAILAFTAVSSVLSRSIVRGLASLGLGLTIGLVGIDQQTGQARLTLGIPQLLDGIDVVIVAVGLFALGEALYVASRLRHATPDVVPVGRAWMGRADWRRSWRPWLRGTALGFPFGALPGGGAEIPTFLSYAAEKRLAKGVAKEEYGKGAIEGVAGPEAANNASAAGTLVPLLTLGLPTSATAAIMLAAFQQYGLQPGPQLFDHNPALVWSMIASLFIGNAMLLVLNLPLAPAWAKVLRIPRPYLYAGIVLFAALGVYALNGTVVDLFVLFLLGLLGYAMRRFGLPVAPAVIGMILGPMAEIQLRRALAIGAGDVTVLVRSPVAAVLLGLSLLALLTPLFRKLFARKSDVTPVG, encoded by the coding sequence GTGGAGTCGCTGCAGCTCCTGCTCGACGGGTTCGCCGCAGCCCTCACCCCGGTCAACCTCATGTACGCGCTGATCGGCGTCACGCTCGGCACCCTCGTCGGCGTGCTGCCCGGTATCGGGCCCGCGATGACGGTGGCGCTGCTGCTGCCGATCACATTCACAGTGCCGGCGGCCAGCGCGTTCATCATGTTCGCCGGCATCTACTACGGCGGCATGTACGGCGGCTCGACCACCTCCATCCTGCTCAACACGCCCGGCGAGTCCTCGTCGATGATCACGGCGTTGGAGGGCAACAAGATGGCCAGGCGTGGGCGGGCCGCCCAGGCGCTGGCCACGGCGGCCATCGGCTCGTTCGTGGCGGGCACCATCGCGACCGCGTTGCTGGTGGTGGCGGCGCCGGCCGTGGTGGCGTTCGCGATCTCGTTCGGCCCTGAGGACTACTTCGCGCTGGCGATCCTGGCGTTCACCGCCGTGTCGTCGGTGTTGTCCCGCTCGATCGTGCGCGGCCTGGCCTCCCTGGGACTCGGCCTGACGATCGGGCTGGTCGGCATCGACCAGCAGACCGGGCAAGCGCGGCTCACGCTGGGCATCCCGCAGCTGCTGGACGGCATCGACGTGGTGATCGTCGCGGTCGGCCTCTTCGCCCTCGGCGAGGCTCTGTACGTGGCCTCGCGGCTGCGCCACGCGACGCCCGATGTGGTGCCTGTCGGCCGGGCGTGGATGGGCCGGGCGGACTGGCGGCGCTCCTGGCGGCCCTGGCTGCGCGGCACGGCGCTGGGCTTCCCGTTCGGCGCGCTGCCCGGCGGCGGGGCCGAGATCCCCACGTTCCTGTCGTACGCGGCCGAGAAGCGCCTGGCCAAGGGCGTGGCCAAGGAGGAATACGGCAAGGGCGCCATCGAAGGCGTCGCAGGTCCGGAGGCGGCCAACAACGCCTCGGCGGCCGGCACCCTGGTCCCGCTGCTCACCCTGGGCCTGCCCACGTCGGCGACGGCGGCGATCATGCTGGCCGCCTTCCAGCAGTACGGCCTGCAGCCCGGGCCCCAGCTGTTCGACCACAACCCGGCGCTGGTGTGGAGCATGATCGCGTCGCTGTTCATCGGCAACGCGATGCTGCTGGTGCTGAACCTGCCGCTGGCGCCGGCGTGGGCGAAGGTGCTGCGGATCCCGCGCCCGTACCTGTATGCCGGCATCGTGCTCTTCGCCGCCCTCGGCGTCTACGCGCTGAACGGCACCGTGGTGGACCTGTTCGTCCTGTTCCTGCTCGGCCTGCTCGGGTACGCCATGCGCCGCTTCGGACTCCCGGTCGCCCCCGCCGTGATCGGCATGATCCTGGGCCCGATGGCGGAGATCCAGCTGCGCCGCGCTCTGGCGATCGGCGCGGGCGACGTGACCGTCCTGGTCCGCAGCCCGGTGGCGGCGGTGCTGCTGGGACTTTCGCTCTTGGCTCTGCTCACGCCGCTGTTCAGGAAGCTCTTCGCCCGGAAGAGCGACGTCACGCCGGTCGGCTGA
- a CDS encoding VanW family protein, whose amino-acid sequence MRNGAGPIESPTDPFASVPLPSSAVSKKPRIEGLPPGVSRDIFGPPARQEPRPAPGPSAPGGSPGGALPPVPPPAQPWPMKDTQSSAPPAFGVAERPATFDPDPPKRRRLLPGLALFVVVLAALAYVVPAVLMSGSVLRGTRVAGVDIGGLTVTQAADKLRNELGAKLSKPVVVDVGGKKDTVQADEAGLELDVVGTIGQAPSGFPSPQEVWQGLTGITELQPKVTIDSSQLARTVEGLAEGVDKPAVEGRVVFTGLQPKGREPADGVLLDRDDAVRQIGDAFLRGGGTVVLTLRPAKPDTTSEAVQRALVKARSAVAGPITLTLGDKQVQIPPAVIAANLTFNPDGDGALVPEFDAKAVLANVESTLVDAAQQPRDATYQIVDGKPVLVPARTGRGVNDKLLARDAEKVFDAGGERTIPVRLGVVEPAVSTQQVRGLGIEEIVGSFSTTFDCCLPRVKNIQRMAQQLDGHLVRPGQTFSINEVIGEPTVEDGYVEAGQIVGGRMVNVVGGGVSQFATTMYNAVFFGGFDDVEHQPMDYYAQRYPAGRDVALLYPDTDLKWRNDSEHGVLIKTAFTDTSVTVTLWSTKRYDKIEPVTSERRDVKPFRSEVSSEPDCLPTVGEPGFTIDVARVFYKGGKVVKKDRKLTTEYRPQARITCAGSGQ is encoded by the coding sequence GTGCGAAACGGCGCCGGACCGATCGAATCACCGACCGACCCGTTCGCCTCGGTGCCACTGCCCTCGTCGGCAGTCTCCAAGAAGCCGCGGATCGAAGGGTTACCCCCAGGGGTCTCCCGGGACATCTTCGGCCCGCCGGCCAGGCAGGAGCCCCGGCCGGCACCAGGCCCGAGCGCGCCGGGCGGTTCACCGGGAGGCGCGCTGCCACCGGTGCCGCCGCCGGCGCAGCCGTGGCCCATGAAGGACACGCAGTCGTCCGCCCCGCCCGCTTTCGGGGTGGCCGAACGGCCCGCCACCTTCGACCCCGACCCGCCGAAGCGGCGCCGGCTCCTGCCGGGCCTGGCGTTGTTCGTCGTGGTGCTCGCGGCGCTCGCGTACGTGGTGCCCGCCGTGCTCATGTCAGGGTCGGTGTTGCGCGGCACCCGGGTGGCGGGGGTCGACATCGGTGGGCTCACCGTGACCCAGGCTGCCGACAAGTTGCGTAACGAACTGGGCGCCAAGCTCAGCAAGCCCGTCGTGGTCGACGTCGGCGGCAAGAAGGACACCGTCCAGGCCGACGAGGCCGGGCTCGAGCTGGACGTGGTCGGCACGATCGGGCAGGCGCCGAGCGGGTTCCCCAGCCCGCAGGAGGTGTGGCAGGGCCTGACCGGCATCACCGAGCTCCAGCCGAAGGTCACCATCGACTCCTCCCAGCTCGCCAGGACCGTCGAGGGCCTGGCGGAGGGCGTGGACAAGCCCGCGGTCGAAGGCCGCGTGGTCTTCACCGGGCTGCAGCCGAAGGGACGCGAGCCCGCCGACGGCGTGTTGCTCGACCGGGACGACGCGGTACGGCAGATCGGCGACGCCTTCCTGCGCGGCGGCGGCACAGTGGTGCTGACGCTGCGGCCGGCCAAGCCGGACACGACCAGCGAGGCCGTCCAGAGGGCCCTGGTCAAGGCGCGCAGCGCTGTCGCCGGGCCCATCACGCTGACCCTCGGCGACAAGCAGGTGCAGATTCCCCCTGCGGTGATCGCGGCGAACCTGACGTTCAACCCCGACGGCGACGGCGCGCTGGTGCCGGAGTTCGACGCCAAGGCGGTGCTGGCGAACGTGGAGAGCACGCTCGTCGACGCCGCTCAGCAGCCGCGCGACGCGACGTACCAGATCGTGGACGGCAAGCCGGTCCTGGTGCCCGCCCGCACGGGGCGGGGCGTGAACGACAAGCTGCTGGCCAGGGATGCGGAGAAGGTGTTCGACGCCGGCGGTGAACGGACGATCCCCGTGCGGCTGGGGGTGGTCGAGCCGGCCGTCAGCACGCAGCAGGTCCGCGGGCTCGGCATCGAGGAGATCGTGGGCTCGTTCAGCACGACGTTCGACTGCTGCCTGCCGCGGGTGAAGAACATCCAGCGCATGGCGCAGCAGCTCGACGGGCATCTGGTGAGGCCGGGGCAGACGTTCTCGATCAACGAGGTCATCGGGGAGCCGACCGTCGAGGACGGCTACGTCGAAGCCGGGCAGATCGTCGGCGGGCGCATGGTGAACGTCGTCGGCGGCGGCGTTTCGCAGTTCGCCACGACCATGTACAACGCGGTCTTCTTCGGTGGATTCGACGACGTGGAGCACCAGCCGATGGACTACTACGCGCAGCGTTATCCCGCTGGGCGGGATGTCGCGCTGCTCTATCCGGACACCGACCTGAAGTGGCGCAACGACTCCGAGCACGGCGTGCTGATCAAGACCGCCTTCACCGACACCTCGGTCACGGTCACGCTGTGGAGCACCAAGCGGTACGACAAGATCGAGCCGGTCACGTCGGAGCGGCGGGACGTCAAGCCGTTCCGGAGCGAGGTCAGCTCCGAGCCCGACTGTCTGCCGACGGTGGGTGAGCCGGGGTTCACCATCGACGTCGCCCGCGTGTTCTACAAGGGCGGCAAGGTGGTCAAGAAGGACAGGAAGCTGACCACGGAGTACCGGCCTCAGGCCCGGATCACCTGCGCCGGCTCGGGCCAGTAA
- a CDS encoding PQQ-dependent sugar dehydrogenase: protein MRKLWTILVVAALTACSGGGGTGGAVLPTAALGDAAAPGQPKDVVTGLSVPWAVAFLPSGDALVTERDSARLLRVSQAGQVTELGTIEGVRPDGEGGLMGVAVKDQQIFLYFTAAADNRIVRYAFDGNRLGERQVLVEGIPKGGIHNGGRLAFGPDGYLYATTGEVGDGELAQQRDSLGGKILRMTVDGKPAPGNPFGTLVYSYGHRNVQGLAWDEQGRLYASEFGANAYDEVNLIKAGANYGWPEVEGRGDDQRFVNPILTWTTDEASPSGMAYANGSLWVGALQGARLWQVPLGEDGSAGKPVAHFTDRYGRIRAVTTAPGGALWMGTSNKDGRGSPQEGDDRILSVTASS, encoded by the coding sequence ATGAGGAAGCTCTGGACGATCCTAGTCGTGGCCGCGCTCACCGCCTGCTCCGGCGGTGGCGGAACAGGCGGTGCGGTGCTCCCGACCGCCGCTTTGGGTGACGCCGCCGCCCCTGGCCAGCCGAAGGACGTGGTGACGGGCCTTTCCGTGCCATGGGCGGTGGCGTTCCTTCCCAGCGGCGACGCTCTCGTGACCGAGCGGGACTCGGCCAGGCTGCTGCGGGTCAGCCAGGCCGGGCAGGTGACGGAGCTGGGGACGATCGAGGGGGTGCGGCCGGACGGCGAGGGCGGCCTGATGGGCGTGGCCGTCAAGGATCAGCAAATATTCCTTTACTTCACCGCGGCAGCGGACAACCGGATCGTCCGCTACGCCTTCGACGGCAACCGCCTCGGGGAGCGGCAGGTCCTCGTCGAGGGCATCCCCAAGGGCGGCATCCACAACGGCGGCCGGCTCGCGTTCGGCCCCGACGGCTACCTGTACGCCACCACAGGCGAGGTCGGCGATGGCGAGCTGGCGCAGCAGCGCGACTCGCTCGGCGGCAAGATCCTGCGCATGACCGTGGACGGCAAGCCCGCCCCCGGCAACCCGTTCGGCACGCTCGTCTACAGCTACGGTCACCGCAACGTCCAGGGGCTGGCGTGGGATGAGCAGGGGCGGCTGTACGCCTCCGAGTTCGGCGCCAACGCCTACGACGAGGTCAACCTGATCAAGGCGGGCGCCAATTATGGGTGGCCCGAGGTCGAGGGGCGTGGGGACGACCAGCGCTTCGTCAACCCCATCCTCACCTGGACCACCGACGAGGCGTCACCGTCCGGGATGGCGTACGCGAACGGCTCCCTCTGGGTCGGCGCGCTGCAAGGAGCCCGCCTGTGGCAGGTCCCGCTGGGCGAGGACGGCTCGGCCGGCAAACCGGTCGCCCACTTCACCGACCGGTACGGCCGCATCCGCGCCGTCACCACCGCCCCCGGCGGCGCCTTGTGGATGGGCACCAGCAACAAGGACGGCCGAGGCTCGCCCCAGGAGGGCGACGACCGCATCCTGTCGGTCACGGCGTCTTCGTAA
- a CDS encoding sensor histidine kinase — MCLVRRVRDASLGTQLFVLQMVIVLLAVGGTAGVWAGHTRNQLAGLHQQRALAIAQSVAALPQVREAFKRPDPSAVLQPLAMSVQQETGADYVVIANAEQRRYAHPNAALIGEKLSTDGTEVLRTGKGWVGTQTGTIGTTVRGKYPIRDEYGNVIGLVSVGVLETTVMGQLGAALPPLIWTALAVMLAGLALAAMITARVRRQTFGLEPKEIAALLEQREGVLHGVKEGVLALDLAGRVTLVNDAARDLLGAVVEGEDLSRMPVSDRMRDVLGGADQGEDRVVLHGERVLVLNRTPVSVRGQHRGWVVTLRDRTELVRLARELDDTSSATEALRAQAHEFANRMHTVVGLLELGEHESAIGFITRTTRGTYATDLRERVQDPTLAALLLAKSAEAAERGATLVLSEDSSVPEGIIGDPQDAVLVVGNLVANAIDALDGAAGTIEVSVQADSDGLRVRVGDSGPGIAPDLVDEVFREGFTTKAAHSGPRGLGLALTRQACLRRGGWVRVVNSGGAVFTALLPAEAGT; from the coding sequence ATGTGCCTCGTGAGAAGGGTACGCGACGCGTCCCTAGGGACCCAGCTCTTCGTGCTCCAGATGGTGATCGTTCTGCTCGCCGTCGGGGGCACGGCCGGCGTGTGGGCCGGGCACACCCGCAACCAGCTTGCAGGGCTCCACCAGCAGCGGGCCCTCGCGATCGCCCAGTCGGTGGCCGCGCTCCCGCAGGTCCGCGAGGCCTTCAAACGGCCGGACCCCTCGGCGGTGCTGCAGCCGCTGGCCATGAGCGTCCAGCAGGAGACCGGCGCGGACTACGTCGTGATCGCCAACGCCGAGCAGAGGCGCTACGCCCACCCCAACGCCGCCCTGATCGGCGAGAAGCTGTCCACCGACGGCACCGAGGTGCTCAGGACGGGAAAGGGCTGGGTGGGCACCCAGACCGGCACGATCGGCACCACGGTCAGGGGCAAGTACCCGATCCGCGACGAGTACGGCAACGTGATCGGCCTCGTCTCCGTGGGCGTGCTGGAGACAACGGTCATGGGCCAGCTCGGCGCCGCGCTGCCGCCGCTGATCTGGACGGCGCTCGCGGTCATGCTGGCCGGCCTCGCACTGGCCGCAATGATCACCGCGCGGGTGCGCAGGCAGACCTTCGGCCTGGAGCCCAAGGAGATCGCCGCGCTGCTGGAGCAGCGCGAGGGCGTCCTGCACGGCGTCAAGGAAGGCGTGCTCGCGCTCGACCTCGCAGGCCGCGTGACGCTGGTCAACGACGCCGCCCGCGACCTGCTGGGCGCGGTGGTCGAAGGGGAGGACCTGAGCCGGATGCCGGTCTCCGACCGCATGCGCGACGTGCTCGGCGGCGCCGACCAGGGGGAGGACCGCGTCGTGCTGCACGGCGAGCGGGTGCTGGTGCTCAACCGCACCCCGGTCTCCGTACGGGGGCAGCACCGCGGCTGGGTGGTCACCCTCAGGGACCGCACCGAGCTGGTCCGCCTGGCCCGCGAGCTCGACGACACCAGCAGCGCGACGGAGGCGCTGCGGGCCCAGGCGCACGAGTTCGCCAACCGCATGCACACCGTCGTCGGCCTGCTCGAGCTGGGCGAGCACGAGTCCGCCATCGGCTTCATCACCCGCACCACCCGCGGCACCTACGCGACCGACCTGCGCGAACGCGTCCAGGACCCCACGCTGGCCGCCCTCCTGCTGGCCAAGTCCGCCGAGGCGGCCGAGCGCGGCGCCACGCTGGTGTTGTCGGAGGACTCCTCAGTCCCCGAGGGCATCATCGGTGACCCGCAGGACGCGGTCCTGGTGGTCGGCAACCTCGTCGCCAACGCCATCGACGCGCTCGACGGTGCGGCGGGCACGATCGAGGTGTCGGTGCAGGCGGACTCCGACGGGCTGCGGGTGCGGGTCGGCGACTCCGGGCCCGGCATCGCCCCCGACCTGGTGGACGAGGTCTTCAGAGAAGGCTTCACCACCAAGGCCGCCCACTCCGGACCGCGCGGCCTCGGCCTGGCGCTGACCAGGCAGGCGTGCTTGCGCAGAGGCGGCTGGGTTCGGGTAGTCAACTCCGGGGGAGCGGTCTTCACCGCCCTGCTCCCGGCGGAGGCGGGGACATGA
- a CDS encoding Bug family tripartite tricarboxylate transporter substrate binding protein: protein MRLRILAALAALSIGALAGCGGQSGTTASGTLRIMAPASPGGGWDQTSRTAEQALKSAAPDRKVEVFNVPGAGGTIGLAQLAGEKGNGNLLMTMGLVMVGAIEQNKSKVTLAETTPIAKLTEEYEIIVVPAESPFKTVADLVAAWKADPSKVSISGGSAGGTDHIVAGLMAKAAGVDPKQVNYIANSGGGEALNQLLGNKVSAGISGVGEFAEHVKSGKLRALGVTSGERIEGLDAPTLKEGGLDVELANWRGFVAPGGLSDADKKTLTDLVTKMHDSQAWKDAVAKNGWIDSFQTGQQFADYLNSEQTRVKAIIAEMGLVS from the coding sequence ATGCGCCTGCGCATACTCGCCGCACTCGCGGCGCTCTCGATCGGCGCCCTGGCCGGCTGCGGCGGTCAGAGCGGCACCACCGCCTCCGGCACCCTCCGCATCATGGCGCCGGCCTCGCCCGGCGGCGGCTGGGACCAGACCTCCCGCACGGCCGAGCAGGCGCTCAAGAGCGCCGCTCCCGACCGCAAGGTGGAGGTGTTCAACGTGCCCGGCGCGGGCGGCACGATCGGCCTGGCGCAGCTCGCCGGCGAGAAGGGCAACGGCAACCTGCTGATGACCATGGGTCTGGTCATGGTGGGCGCCATCGAGCAGAACAAGTCGAAGGTCACGCTGGCCGAGACCACGCCCATCGCCAAGCTGACCGAGGAGTACGAGATCATCGTGGTCCCGGCCGAGTCCCCGTTCAAGACGGTGGCCGACCTGGTCGCCGCGTGGAAGGCCGACCCCAGCAAGGTGTCGATCTCCGGCGGGTCCGCGGGTGGCACCGACCACATCGTGGCCGGGCTGATGGCCAAGGCCGCGGGCGTGGACCCCAAGCAGGTCAACTACATCGCCAACTCGGGCGGCGGCGAGGCGCTCAACCAGCTGCTCGGCAACAAGGTCAGCGCGGGCATCTCGGGCGTCGGCGAGTTCGCCGAGCACGTGAAGTCCGGCAAGCTGCGCGCGCTCGGCGTGACCTCGGGCGAGCGGATCGAGGGCCTGGACGCGCCCACGCTGAAGGAGGGCGGCCTGGACGTGGAGCTGGCCAACTGGCGCGGCTTCGTGGCCCCCGGCGGGCTCTCCGACGCCGACAAGAAGACCCTGACCGATCTGGTCACCAAGATGCACGACTCGCAGGCCTGGAAGGACGCGGTGGCCAAGAACGGCTGGATCGACTCGTTCCAGACCGGTCAGCAGTTCGCCGACTACCTGAACTCCGAGCAGACCCGGGTCAAGGCCATCATCGCCGAGATGGGGCTCGTCTCCTGA
- a CDS encoding tripartite tricarboxylate transporter TctB family protein: MARWRRPELGLAVVVLGLGVFVIAGTLDVSAAASQLGIGPRFFPMLVGGAMVLVGLFYVIDVLRGGHGDPEESEDVDVDAPADWRSVGLVSGIFLAFAALLNVLGWIIGASLLFFGLSLALGAEHKGRAAVVAVVMGIATYLLFVKGLGVTLPGGPLQGVI; the protein is encoded by the coding sequence ATGGCTCGCTGGCGGCGGCCCGAGCTCGGGCTGGCGGTCGTGGTGCTCGGGCTGGGAGTGTTCGTGATCGCCGGGACGCTGGACGTCTCGGCGGCGGCCTCCCAGCTCGGCATCGGGCCGCGTTTCTTCCCGATGCTGGTCGGCGGGGCCATGGTGCTCGTCGGCCTGTTCTACGTGATCGACGTGCTGCGGGGCGGGCACGGCGACCCTGAGGAGAGCGAGGACGTGGACGTGGACGCGCCGGCGGACTGGCGCAGCGTGGGGCTGGTCAGCGGGATCTTCCTGGCGTTCGCGGCGTTGCTGAACGTGCTCGGCTGGATCATCGGCGCGAGCCTGCTGTTCTTCGGGCTGTCGCTGGCGCTCGGCGCCGAGCACAAGGGGCGCGCGGCGGTGGTCGCGGTCGTCATGGGGATTGCCACATACCTGCTGTTCGTCAAGGGCCTCGGCGTCACGCTGCCGGGCGGCCCGCTGCAGGGGGTGATCTAG
- a CDS encoding 2-hydroxyacid dehydrogenase, whose product MKTWVPSDAVAEVLSDLPGVECAVYDGTSSMPKGIEEVEVWIPPLVTVPDVPGTLARMSSLRLVQTVTAGVEPYRPHMPEGAVLCNARGVHDAGTAEWAVGAMIAVLREFPEFVDAQRRGEWTYHHTGVLADSTVLIVGYGSIGAALERRLEGFEVEIVRVARSAREGVHGMAELPRLLPQADVVVLLVPATPDTAGMVDATFLARMKDGAVLVNAARGGVVDTDALILELKNGRLRAALDVTAPEPLPEGHPLWSAPGVLITPHVAGSTPASGRRMLRLIKAQLSRYLAGEQLINIITESY is encoded by the coding sequence ATGAAGACCTGGGTTCCCTCCGACGCGGTGGCCGAAGTTCTGTCCGATCTGCCGGGAGTCGAATGTGCCGTCTATGACGGCACGTCCTCGATGCCGAAAGGGATCGAGGAGGTGGAGGTCTGGATCCCGCCGCTCGTCACGGTGCCCGATGTGCCCGGCACTCTGGCCAGGATGAGCTCGCTGCGGCTGGTGCAGACCGTCACCGCGGGAGTGGAGCCGTACCGGCCGCACATGCCTGAGGGTGCGGTGCTGTGCAACGCCCGTGGCGTGCACGACGCGGGGACCGCGGAGTGGGCGGTCGGCGCGATGATCGCGGTGCTCAGGGAGTTTCCCGAGTTCGTGGACGCGCAGCGCAGGGGCGAGTGGACCTACCACCACACCGGCGTGCTGGCCGACTCGACCGTCCTGATCGTCGGCTACGGCTCCATCGGCGCCGCGCTCGAGCGCCGCCTGGAGGGCTTCGAGGTCGAGATCGTACGGGTGGCCAGGAGCGCCCGGGAGGGCGTGCACGGCATGGCCGAACTGCCCAGGTTGCTGCCCCAGGCGGACGTCGTGGTGCTGCTGGTCCCCGCCACGCCCGACACCGCCGGCATGGTGGACGCCACGTTCCTGGCCCGGATGAAGGACGGCGCCGTCCTCGTGAACGCCGCCAGGGGAGGTGTCGTCGACACCGACGCTCTGATCTTGGAACTCAAGAACGGCAGGCTGCGCGCCGCGCTGGACGTGACCGCGCCCGAGCCGCTGCCCGAGGGTCACCCTCTGTGGAGCGCGCCGGGCGTGCTGATCACCCCTCACGTCGCGGGCAGCACCCCGGCGTCGGGGCGCCGGATGCTCCGCCTGATCAAGGCCCAGCTCTCGCGGTATCTCGCGGGCGAGCAGTTGATCAACATCATCACGGAGTCGTACTGA
- a CDS encoding response regulator encodes MSDIRVLVVDDDFMVARIHSGYVSRVPGFRVVSMVHNGADALNAVAELRPDLVLLDIYLPDMSGLEVLKALHDVDVIMISAARDVPTVREAMRGGALNYLIKPFTAAALTERLQQYADTRNRLTAIGPEARQDDVDRLFGRHTSATPMPMPKGLSSATCALVADTLREVGRDLSAAEAAELTGLSRVSARRYLEHLCAAGQAELRPRYGTAGRPEHRYRWLG; translated from the coding sequence ATGAGCGACATTCGCGTGCTTGTCGTGGACGACGATTTCATGGTCGCGCGCATCCACAGCGGCTACGTGTCCCGCGTGCCCGGCTTCCGGGTCGTCTCCATGGTGCACAACGGCGCCGACGCGCTCAACGCGGTGGCCGAGCTCCGCCCCGATCTCGTGCTGCTCGACATCTACCTGCCCGACATGTCGGGCCTGGAGGTGCTCAAGGCGCTCCACGACGTGGACGTCATCATGATCAGTGCCGCCCGCGACGTGCCCACGGTCAGGGAGGCCATGCGCGGCGGCGCGCTCAACTACCTGATCAAGCCCTTCACCGCCGCCGCCCTGACCGAACGCCTCCAGCAGTACGCCGACACCCGCAACCGCCTGACCGCCATCGGCCCCGAGGCCCGCCAGGACGACGTGGACCGCCTCTTCGGCAGGCACACGTCGGCCACCCCGATGCCCATGCCGAAAGGGTTGTCCTCGGCCACCTGCGCGCTGGTCGCCGATACCCTGCGAGAGGTGGGTCGCGACCTGTCGGCGGCCGAAGCGGCCGAGCTCACGGGCTTGTCGCGGGTCAGCGCCCGCCGCTATCTCGAACACCTGTGCGCGGCGGGCCAAGCGGAGTTGCGGCCACGGTACGGCACGGCCGGACGTCCGGAACATCGCTACCGGTGGCTAGGTTGA